Proteins from a genomic interval of Zingiber officinale cultivar Zhangliang chromosome 2A, Zo_v1.1, whole genome shotgun sequence:
- the LOC122041253 gene encoding uncharacterized protein LOC122041253 isoform X3: protein MWKGFLGFFTITIIPGRKRGSSGSFGFARASNTAMLSSLPALAFASEGEGFRWMKSLRPFSPPGKPPVRPKSSFSKVPSSTSTAEGGAGAGGEARGGEGGYSMVVCWSLWWMPRSPLQRSKRSIKERLHGDLGEDFNRSNVVSAKSANTIIALAGNKADLLESRQVSAEEAQSYAQENGLFFMETYAKTAVNVNDIFYEIVYKSQVLQS, encoded by the exons ATGTGGAAAGGGTTCTTGGGGTTCTTCACAATCACGATCATCCCGGGCAGGAAAAGGGGAAGCTCGGGGAGCTTCGGCTTCGCCCGCGCTAGCAACACCGCGATGCTCTCCTCGCTGCCCGCCCTTGCCTTTGCCTCGGAAGGAGAGGGGTTCCGCTGGATGAAGTCTTTAAGGCCCTTTTCGCCGCCTGGGAAGCCTCCGGTGAGGCCGAAGAGCTCCTTTTCGAAAGTGCCTTCGTCCACGTCAACGGCAGAAGGCGGGGCAGGAGCAGGTGGGGAGGCGAGAGGAGGCGAAGGCGGCTATTCCATGGTGGTCTGCTGGAGCTTGTGGTGGATGCCTCGCTCGCCATTGCAGAGGAGCAAGAGATCTATCAAAGAGCGTCTGCACGGCGATCTCGGGGAAGATTTCAACCGTTCGAACGTAGTTTCGGCTAAAAG CGCAAACACTATAATTGCACTTGCTGGTAACAAAGCTGACCTGTTGGAATCTAGACAGGTTTCTGCTGAG GAAGCCCAGAGCTATGCTCAGGAGAATGGTCTTTTTTTCATGGAAACTTATGCTAAAACAGCAGTCAATGTCAACGATATATTCTATGAAATTG tttacaaatctcaagtactccagagttga
- the LOC122041253 gene encoding uncharacterized protein LOC122041253 isoform X4 has translation MWKGFLGFFTITIIPGRKRGSSGSFGFARASNTAMLSSLPALAFASEGEGFRWMKSLRPFSPPGKPPVRPKSSFSKVPSSTSTAEGGAGAGGEARGGEGGYSMVVCWSLWWMPRSPLQRSKRSIKERLHGDLGEDFNRSNVVSAKRKPRAMLRRMVFFSWKLMLKQQSMSTIYSMKLGFASLAGALVENKAIRSIHLKLIRLTHT, from the exons ATGTGGAAAGGGTTCTTGGGGTTCTTCACAATCACGATCATCCCGGGCAGGAAAAGGGGAAGCTCGGGGAGCTTCGGCTTCGCCCGCGCTAGCAACACCGCGATGCTCTCCTCGCTGCCCGCCCTTGCCTTTGCCTCGGAAGGAGAGGGGTTCCGCTGGATGAAGTCTTTAAGGCCCTTTTCGCCGCCTGGGAAGCCTCCGGTGAGGCCGAAGAGCTCCTTTTCGAAAGTGCCTTCGTCCACGTCAACGGCAGAAGGCGGGGCAGGAGCAGGTGGGGAGGCGAGAGGAGGCGAAGGCGGCTATTCCATGGTGGTCTGCTGGAGCTTGTGGTGGATGCCTCGCTCGCCATTGCAGAGGAGCAAGAGATCTATCAAAGAGCGTCTGCACGGCGATCTCGGGGAAGATTTCAACCGTTCGAACGTAGTTTCGGCTAAAAG GAAGCCCAGAGCTATGCTCAGGAGAATGGTCTTTTTTTCATGGAAACTTATGCTAAAACAGCAGTCAATGTCAACGATATATTCTATGAAATTG GGTTTTGCAAGTCTTGCTGGAGCACTAGTTGAGAATAAGGCAATTCGATCTATACATCTCAAGCTAATAAGACTTACACACACTTAG
- the LOC122041253 gene encoding uncharacterized protein LOC122041253 isoform X2: MWKGFLGFFTITIIPGRKRGSSGSFGFARASNTAMLSSLPALAFASEGEGFRWMKSLRPFSPPGKPPVRPKSSFSKVPSSTSTAEGGAGAGGEARGGEGGYSMVVCWSLWWMPRSPLQRSKRSIKERLHGDLGEDFNRSNVVSAKSANTIIALAGNKADLLESRQVSAEEAQSYAQENGLFFMETYAKTAVNVNDIFYEIGFCKSCWSTS; the protein is encoded by the exons ATGTGGAAAGGGTTCTTGGGGTTCTTCACAATCACGATCATCCCGGGCAGGAAAAGGGGAAGCTCGGGGAGCTTCGGCTTCGCCCGCGCTAGCAACACCGCGATGCTCTCCTCGCTGCCCGCCCTTGCCTTTGCCTCGGAAGGAGAGGGGTTCCGCTGGATGAAGTCTTTAAGGCCCTTTTCGCCGCCTGGGAAGCCTCCGGTGAGGCCGAAGAGCTCCTTTTCGAAAGTGCCTTCGTCCACGTCAACGGCAGAAGGCGGGGCAGGAGCAGGTGGGGAGGCGAGAGGAGGCGAAGGCGGCTATTCCATGGTGGTCTGCTGGAGCTTGTGGTGGATGCCTCGCTCGCCATTGCAGAGGAGCAAGAGATCTATCAAAGAGCGTCTGCACGGCGATCTCGGGGAAGATTTCAACCGTTCGAACGTAGTTTCGGCTAAAAG CGCAAACACTATAATTGCACTTGCTGGTAACAAAGCTGACCTGTTGGAATCTAGACAGGTTTCTGCTGAG GAAGCCCAGAGCTATGCTCAGGAGAATGGTCTTTTTTTCATGGAAACTTATGCTAAAACAGCAGTCAATGTCAACGATATATTCTATGAAATTG GGTTTTGCAAGTCTTGCTGGAGCACTAGTTGA
- the LOC122041253 gene encoding uncharacterized protein LOC122041253 isoform X1, whose protein sequence is MWKGFLGFFTITIIPGRKRGSSGSFGFARASNTAMLSSLPALAFASEGEGFRWMKSLRPFSPPGKPPVRPKSSFSKVPSSTSTAEGGAGAGGEARGGEGGYSMVVCWSLWWMPRSPLQRSKRSIKERLHGDLGEDFNRSNVVSAKRKPRAMLRRMVFFSWKLMLKQQSMSTIYSMKLKKQTPFPNAREKRCSIIASSTGKLIDIDVESVKNAVGIFEGSKVLINF, encoded by the exons ATGTGGAAAGGGTTCTTGGGGTTCTTCACAATCACGATCATCCCGGGCAGGAAAAGGGGAAGCTCGGGGAGCTTCGGCTTCGCCCGCGCTAGCAACACCGCGATGCTCTCCTCGCTGCCCGCCCTTGCCTTTGCCTCGGAAGGAGAGGGGTTCCGCTGGATGAAGTCTTTAAGGCCCTTTTCGCCGCCTGGGAAGCCTCCGGTGAGGCCGAAGAGCTCCTTTTCGAAAGTGCCTTCGTCCACGTCAACGGCAGAAGGCGGGGCAGGAGCAGGTGGGGAGGCGAGAGGAGGCGAAGGCGGCTATTCCATGGTGGTCTGCTGGAGCTTGTGGTGGATGCCTCGCTCGCCATTGCAGAGGAGCAAGAGATCTATCAAAGAGCGTCTGCACGGCGATCTCGGGGAAGATTTCAACCGTTCGAACGTAGTTTCGGCTAAAAG GAAGCCCAGAGCTATGCTCAGGAGAATGGTCTTTTTTTCATGGAAACTTATGCTAAAACAGCAGTCAATGTCAACGATATATTCTATGAAATTG AAAAAGCAAACACCTTTTCCTAATGCCCGAGAAAAGAGGTGTTCAATCATTGCATCAAGCACAGGAAAGCTAATAGACATTGATGTTGAGTCTGTGAAGAACGCAGTGGGAATTTTTGAAGGCTCTAAAGTACTGATTAATTTTTGA